The Streptomyces puniciscabiei genomic interval TACGGTATCAGTTTCGTACGCCGTATGGAAATGACCTGAATCACAGCGCCCACCAGGGCGGCCGGACTTGCTTCACGTTTCCATACGCCGTACGGTATCAATTCCATACGGCGTATGTTTCCGTACGGCGCCACGGCATCGACCTACGCAGCGCGCCCTTGCCCATCCCCCTCCACCCCCTCCGCAGAGGAGCAAGACATGAGCACGAACACCGCGAACGACCTTCGCCCCATCCGGTCCCCGCGGGGGATCCCTCTGCTCGGCCACACGCCGCAGATCCCCGACACCAATCCGGTGGAGTACTTCGGTGAGCTGTCCAAGCAGTTCCCCGAGGGCATCTACGGCATGGACATCGCCGGCATCGAGCAGGTCTTCGTCTACGACCCGGACCTGGTGGCCGAGGTCAGCGACGAGACGCGGTTCTTCAAGCAGATCGACAAGACGCCGCTGCACCACATCCGGGACTTCGCCGGCGCCGGCCTGTTCACCGCCCACCAGCACGAAGAGGAATGGGGCAGGGCACACCGGATCCTGCTGCCGGCCTTCAGCCAGCGGGCCATGAGGAACTACTTCGGGCAGATGCTGGAGATCGCCCAGAACCTGGCGGGCAAGTGGGAGCGCCGGGAGGGTCAGCCGGTCAACATCACCGACGACTACACCCGCCTGACGCTCGACACCATCGCCCTGTCGGGGTTCGGCTACCGGTTCGACTCCTTCGACAAGGAGGAGCTGCACCCGTTCCTCAACGCGATGCTGGGCGCGCTGACCGAGTCGATGCGGCGCTCTCAGGAGCTGCCGATGATGACCAAGCTGCGCAGGGCCGATGCCAAGAAGTACGGCGAGAACATCCAGGCGATGCGCGAGCTGGTCGAGAGCGTGATCAAGGAGCGCCAGGAGGGCAAGGGCAGCGCTGAGGAGGACCTGCTGGGCCTGATGCTTGAGGCCACCGACCCGGACACCGGCAAGCGGCTGGACGTCGACAACGTGCGTGACCAGGTGCTGACGTTCCTGATCGCCGGGCATGAGACCACCAGTGGTCTGCTGTCGTTCGCCACGTACTCGCTGATGCGTAACCCGCACGTGCTGGCCCAGGCGTACGCCGAGGTGGACCGCCTGCTGCCCGGTGACACCGTCCCGGACTACGACACGATCATGCAGCTGGACGTCATCCCGCGGATCCTGGAGGAGACCCTGCGCCTGTGGGCTCCCATCCCGATGATCGCCAAGGCGCCCATCGAGGACACCGTCATCGGCGGCCGCTACGAGCTGAAGAAGGGCACGCGGGTCAGCATCCTCGAGGGTCCCCTGCACACCCACCCCAAGGCGTGGGAGCGGCCCGACGAGTTCGACATCGACCGGTGGCTGCCGGAGAACCGGGCCCAGCAGCACCCGCACGCCTACAAGCCGTTCGGCAACGGTGTGCGCGCCTGCATCGGCCGGCAGTTCGCGCTCACCGAGGCCCGCCTGGCCCTGGCGCTGGTGCTGCAGAAGTTCAAGCTCTCGGACACCAGCGACTACAAGATGGACGTGCGGGAGGCGCTGACGCGCAAGCCCGGCAACTTCGAGCTGATCGTCCGTCGCCGTCAGGAGCACGAGCGGACCGTCTTCGGCGCCGCGGACCTGCAGACCGGCGACACTCAGGCGCAGGCAGCGGTCAGCGGTGTGGGTGTGAACCTGACGGTGGCGTATGGCTCCAGCCTGGGTTCGTGCGAGGACCTGGCCCGCACCATCGCCGACCGCGGCGAGCGCTCCGGCTTCGGCACCACCCTGGTGAGCCTGGACGACCTCGGCGACAACCTGCCCACCGAGGGCCTCCTCGCCGTTGTCGCCGCCAGCTACAACGGCAAGGCTCCCGACAACGCCCAGCGCTTCGACGACCTGCTCGCCGCCGGGCTGCCCGAGGGCTCGCTGGCGAATGTGCGGTACGCGCTGCTGGGCGCGGGCAACACCCAGTGGGTGGCCACCTACCAGGCGTTCCCCAAGCGGATCGAGGAAGGTCTGCTGGCCGCCGGCGCCACCCCCATCGTCGAGCGCGGCATCGCGGACGCCGCCGGTGACTTCGACGGCATGGCCACGCGGTGGATGAACACCCTGTGGGCCACTCTGGCCGAGGAGTACGCCGCCGACACCTCCCAGGCGAGCGGCCCCCGTTACCAGGTCCAGCTGCTCACCGAGTCCGACGTGCGCCCCGCCATCGTCTCCGAGCAGGCCTACCCGCTCACCGTGGTCGCCAACGAGGAGCTCGTGGCCGACGCGACCGGCCTGTGGGACTTCGCCATCGAGCCGCCGCGCCCGTCCGCGAAGTCCATCACCGTCGAGCTGCCCGAGGGTGTCACCTACGACACCGGCAACCACCTGGCCGTCTTCGCCAAGAACGAACTCGCCCTGGTGGAACGCGCACTGAGGCGGCTCGGCGTCGACTACGACCAGGTGCTCCGGCTCGACCAGCCGGCCGGTGGCCGCACCCACCTGCCGGTCGGCACCCCGGTCACCGCCGGCATCCTGCTCACCGAGTTCCTGGAACTGCAGGACGTGGCCACCCGCTCCCAGATCCAGACGCTCGCCGAGTACACCGAGTGCCCGTGGACCCGGCCGCAGCTGCTGGCGTACACCGCCGACACCCAGGAGGCCGAGGAGCGCTACAGCAAGGAGATCCTCGGCAAGCGCATCTCCGTCCTGGGCCTGCTGGAGCGCTTCCCGGCCGTCGAGCTGCCGCTGGCGGTGTTCCTGGAGATGACGGGCCCCATCCGCCCGCGGTTCTACTCCATCTCCTCCGCCCCGTCCGCCAACCCGCGCCACGTACGCCTGACCGTCGGCCTGCTGGAAGGCCCGGCCCTGTCCGGCGACGGCCAGTACCGCGGCACCTGCTCCGCCTACATCGCCGGCCTCGAACCCGGGGACGTCGTCTACGGCTACGTCCGCGTCCCCTCCCCCACCTTCGCCCCGCCCGCCGACCCCGCCACGCCGCTGATCCTCATCGGCCCCGGCACCGGCATCGCACCGCTGCGCGGCTTCCTGGAGGAGCGGGCGACACAGCACGCCAACGGCACCCAGGTGGGCGCGTCCCAGGTGTTCGTCGGCTGCCGCCACCCGGAGCACGACTACTTCTACCGCCAGGAGATGCAGGACTGGGAGCAGGCCGGCATCGCCCAGGTGCACACCGCCTACTCGGCGGTGACCGGCCACCCGGCCCGGTTCGTGCAGAACGCCATCGCCAACGCCGCCGACACGGTGTGGCAGGCCATCCAGGACGGCGCGTACATCTACGTCTGCGGTGACGGCCGCCGCATGGCCCCCGCCGTCCGCGAGGCACTCGCCGCCATCCACCGCCAGAAGACCGGCAGCGACGACGACACCGCCCAGCAGTGGCTCGCCCAGCTCGAGGCCGACGAGCGCTACCAGCAGGACGTCTTCGCCTGACCGCCGCAAGGCGCACTCCCCCAGCCGCCGGGAGGCGTGCGGCATCCCCCGCTGCCGGCCGTACGCCTCCCGGCCACCACCAGCCCCTCACGCACCCCATGGCACCCAGCGTCCCGGATCATCGGGCGGTGCCGCTCATAGAAAGCAGACTCATGGACACCATGCTCGCCGGACGCTTCCACCTGGACAGCAAGAAGTTCGCCGTGGAAGAGGTCCCGATCCCCGTGCCGGGCCCGGGCGAGGTCCTCATCGAGGTCAAGGCCGCCGGCGTCTGCCTCTCCGACGTCCACCTCCTCGACGGCTCCCTGTCCCCGCTCTTCCTGGACTCCGACACGGTCACCGTCGGCCACGAGGTCTCCGGCGTGATCCACACCCTCGGCCCCGACCTCAAGCGCGGCCTGCCCGTCGGCACCCGCGTCACCCTGGAGGCCGGCAAGACCTGCGGCACGTGCGCAGGATGCGTGCGCCACCGCCCCTGCACCCAGATGCTCACCGCCGGCATCGACTACGACGGCGGCTGGGCCGAGTACGTGATCGCCCGCGAGGACACCCTCATCCCCATCCCCGACAGCCTCCCCTTCGACCAGGCCGCGATCATCCCCGACGCGGTCTCCACCCCCTACGCCGCCGTCGTCGCCACCGCCGGCGTCCGTGCCGCCCAGTCCGTCGGCGTCTGGGGCGTGGGCGGAGTCGGCGCGCACAACGTACGCCTCGCCCGCCTGGTCGGCGCCGCCCCGATCATCGCCGTCGACCCGCTGCCCAGCGCCCGCGAGCGCGCCCTGGCCTTCGGCGCGGACCTCGCGCTCGACCCGGCAGCCCCCGACTTCGCCGACCAGGTCCGCGCAGCCACCGGCGGACGCGGCCTCGACTTCGCCTTCGACTGCGCCGGCGTCCCCGCCGTCCGCGACCAGGCCGCCTCCGTCCTCGGCCTGGGCGGCTCCCTGATCCTGGTGGGCATCACACCCCGGCCACTGACCATCACCGAGGGCCTGACCTTCAACTACCTGCAAAAGCAGGTGCGCGGCCACTACGGCGGCTTCCCCGAGTCCGTCTCCGAGCTGGTGCAGCTGACCGCGGCCGGCCGCCTCGACCTGGCCCCCTCCATCACCGACCACATCCCGCTCATCGAAGCCGCCGACGCCGTCCACCGACTGGAGAACAAGATCGGCGACCCGATCCGCCTCATCCTCGTCCCCTGACGCCGTCAGCGGGACAACAAGCCACCCTGGGCAGGGGTGAGTGGGCGCCGGTGCGTGAGGGAACACCGGCGCCCACGGCTTTCCGGCCACCGTGGAGAGACAGAACCATGCAGACGACCGACACCCCTGGCCGTACTTCGCGGCGCAAGGACGCTCACTCCAACCGCCGACGGATCCTCGCGACCGCCCGAAAGAAACTGCGGGAGGACCCCGACGCGAGTCTCGACAGCATCTCTCAGGCGGCCGGCGTCGCGCGGCGCACCCTCTACGGCCACTTCCCCAGCCGGCATGCGCTGATCGCCGACCTGGCGCGGGAAGCAGGCCATGAGCTCCGGCAGGCGTTCGCCGCGGCGCGGACCAGGGATGCCGACCCGATGGAAACGATGACACGGATGGTGCTGGCGGCATGGACGGTGGGCGACCACTACCGCGTGCTCATCACCTTGGGACGGCGTCATCTGGGAGAGGACGAGATCCGCACCACCCTGGCACCGGCCCGCGCAGAAGCCGTCGCAACCCTACGACGTGGTCAGCGCGAAGGCGTCTTCGCGGACCACCTTCCCGCACCCGTCCTCGCACAAGCGCTGGAAGCACTGATGCTGGCCCTCGCCGAGGAGAACACCACGTCCACCTGGGCGGACCCCACGGGCGAGGCCGCGGCAACCGCGTTCCTCGTCGCCGCCGGCGTAGCACCGCGGAGGGCCGCGCTTCAGGTGCAGGAGGTCATCGGGCGAGATCGGGCAGCGGGCGACGGGTGACCTCGTGGGCCTCGTCCGCAGCGAGGCCGAGCATGCGCAGGACCATCTCGGCCAGGTCGGAGGCGGCCTCGTCGCCGTCGAGGTCCGGGCGGTCCAGCCGGAGAGCCACCAGGGACAGCAGGGTGCCGCCCAGGGCCGACAGGGCGGTGGTCGCGTTGCCGCAGGTGAAACGGCCTGAGGCGATGCCGATCTCCAGGTCGCGCAGGGCGCGTGGGGCGAGGCCGCGGTCGGAGTGGATGTGGGACAGGCCGCGGTCGCGCAGGATTCGCATGAGTTCCGGGTGGGAGTCGGCCATCCTGGCGGTGAGCCGGAAGCCGGCCGCGACCAGCTCGGCCGGGTCGTCGATGCCTTCCACGCACTCGTCGATGACCTGCCCGAACTCCTCCAGGGCGTCCGTCACTGCCGCGTCGAACAGCTCCGTCTTCGACTCGAAGTGGTTGTAGAAGGACCCGAAGCCGACATCGGCGCGCTCGGCGATGGCCTGGATGCTTGCGCTCGTGTCCCCGGTTTCCGCGAGGATCTGCCGGGCCGCGCGGACGAGCGCCTGGCGGGTCTCGGCACGGCGTCGCTCGAAGCGGTTCTTGGGCGGGGCTGACGTCGGCATGCGGCCCAGTGTAACCGTCGCAACGATGACCCTGCCATTACTGATGAGATCCTCAATTATTTGGGCTGCACCTATTGACGGAGAGAAACGGCAGAGTTGATGATTTCCTCATTACGGCAGTGTTGCTTGGAGGACACCATGTCCCACATCCCCGTTGACAAGGGCGGTCCTCTGACGCCCCACCAAGACCTCCACAGTGAGCAGGGCGCCCTACGCGGTGAACACCCCGGACGAGCCCGTAATCCGGTGATCAAAGTGGCGGATCTGGCCTGGCTGGAGTTCGAGAAGCCGGACCTGGACCGGGCCGAGGCGTTCGCCCGCGACTTCGGCTTCTCGATCGCCGCCCGCACCGATCATGAGCTGTGGCTGCGCGGCACGTTCGCGGGCTCGCCCTGCATGGTCATCCGGCGCGGCCGCGCGTCCCGCTTCCTCGGGCCCGCGTTCCGCGCGGCCGAACGGACCGACGTGGACCGGCTGGCCGCCGCCGTCGGCCACACCGTCCGGGACATCGACGTCCCCGGCGGCGGCCGGTCGGTCGCCCTGTTCGATCCCTCGGGACTCCCGGTCCGGGTGGTGCACTGCGCCGAACCGCTTCCCGCGCTGCCCGGGCAGCAGCCGCTGATCCTCAACACCGGCGTCGAAGGCCGTCGTACGAACACCACCCAGCGCCCGCCCCGTGAGCCGTCCCGCATCCAGCGCCTCGGCCACGTGGTGCTGGAGACGCGGACGTTCACCCGCACCCTGGACTGGTACCTGGACACCCTCGGCATGATCGTGTCCGACTTCCTCTTCCTGGACGGACAGCGCCGGCGCGGGCCGACCATGGCGTTCATCCGCTGCGACCAGGGCAGCCTGCCCGTGGACCACCACACCCTCGCCCTGCACCTCGGGCCGGGCACCGGCTACGTCCACTCCGCCTACCAGGTCACCGACCTCGACGCGATCGCCGCCGGCGGGGAGTACCTGGCCGAGCGCGGCTACCAGCGCAGCTGGGGCATCGGCCGGCACATCCAGGGCAGCCAGCTCTTCGACTACTGGCGCGACCCCGACCACTTCATGCTGGAGCACTTCGCCGACGGCGACCTGTTCTCCTGCGACCTCGAACCCGGATGGGCACCGATGTCGGCGAGCGGCCTGGCCCAGTGGGGGCCGCCCGTCACCCGCGACTTCCTGGGCACCAGCCCCTCCCCCGCCAAGCTCCGCGAGGTCATGACGGCCCTGCGCGACGACAACGAACTCGACCCCGCACGCCTGCTGGGCCTGATGAAAGCGATGAGCTCATGAGCACCAACGTGCTGCGCACCCCCGACGGCTGGTGGGCCGTCCTCCCCCAAGCTCTCGACTCCTCTCGAGCAGGGGGGACCCCCACCGAACGCGCCGTCCGCATCGAGACCAAGGCGGTCACCACCGCCGAACTGCTCGCCGACCGGGCCGCCGTCCGGGAGGCCGCCGCCTCCGGCGAGAGCGGCACACCCGTCGCCGGCCTGGTCGCGCTGCCCCCGGTCACCACCCCTTGCCGGGTGGTCGCCCAGATGGTCAACTACCGCAGCCACGCCAAGGATTCGGGCTTCACGGGCGACATACCGCCCACCTTCTTCCGCAAGGCGTCCGGCTCGGTCAGCGGCCCGCACGACACGATCGTCCGCCCGGCACACGTGAACTTCCTCGACTACGAAGTCGAACTCGGCCTCGTCATGGGCGCGACGCTCCCGGTGGGCACGGTTGTCGAGGAGCAGGACCTTCCTTCGTACGTCGCCGGACTCGTCCTCACCAACGACGTCAGCGCCCGCGACGTCCAGCTGACCAAGACCCAGTTCTACGAGAGCAAGTCCTACCCCACCTTCACGCCGACGGGTCCGTACCTGGCCCTGCTGGAGCCGGAGGACTTCGACCGTCTGATCGACCTGCGACTGCGGCTGTCGGTGAACGGTGTGACGCGTCAGGACCGCACCCTGGCCGACATGATCGTGCGGCCCGCGCAGGCGCTCACCCTGCTCGCCCGCTTCCAGACCCTCGACCCGGGCGACCTGCTGCTGACCGGTACGCCCGGCGGCACGGCCCTGAAGGCCCCGCCCAAGCCGGTCGAGAAGATCGCCGCGCTGCTGCCGCCCGCGCTGAAGTGGAAGGCGTTCTTCAACGGCCAGGCCAAGAACCCCCGGTATCTGCGCGACGGTGACCTCGTCACCGCCTCGATCGCCACCCCGGACGGGCGGATCGACCTGGGCGAGCAGCGGACCGCTGTGGCGGACGCGACGTGAGCACCGCATCCCGGAGACCGGTAGTGATCATCGGCGCGGGACCCGTAGGAGTCACGGCCGCGCTCCTGCTCGCCCGGCACGGAGTGCCCAGCCTGCTCCTCGAACGCCACCGGGACATCTACCCCCTGCCGCGGGCCGTCGTCGTGGACGACGAGGTTCGCCGGATCCTGCAGAGCGTCGGCGTCCACGAGGAGTTCGCCGCCATCGCCAGGCCGGCGCCCGGGTTGCGGCTGCTGGACGCCCGGCGCCGCGTGATCGCCGAGTTCCCACGGTCCCTGCACGGCCACCACGGCTTCCCGCAGACGACCATGTTCGACCAGCCGGAGCTGGAACGGCTGCTGCGCGACGCCCTGGCCCGTCGCCCCGAGTGCGAGCTGCGGGGCGGGGTGGAGGTCGTGTCCGTCAGCCAGGACACCGACGGAACGGCTCCGGTCCGGGTCACCTTCCGCCGCGACGGCAGCGACGAGGACGAGCACGTGTGGGCCGACGCCGTCCTCGGCTGCGACGGCGCGGGCAGCATCACCCGCGACGCCATCGGCGCCGTGTGGGAGGACCTGCATTTCGAGGAGAGCTGGCGGGTCATCGACGTGCGCACCAGCCTCCCGGTGCGCACCTGGGAGGGCGCCGAGCAGATCTGCTGCCCCACCCGCCCGGCCACCTTCATGCGAGTCGGCGAGGACCGCTACCGCTGGGAGTTCCGGCTGGCCGAGGGCGAGTCCTTGGACGGCCCGGAAGGGCTGGAGCAGTTGCGCGAGCTGGTCGCCCCCTGGGTCGACCTGCCGTCCGCTGCCCACGGGGGCGGCGACTTCGAGGTGATCCGGCAGGCGCAGTACACCTTCCGGGCCCGTCTCGCCGGCCGGTGGCGCCGGGGACGCGTCTTCCTGCTGGGCGACGCGGCCCACCTCACCCCGCCCTTCATCGGGCAGGGCCTGTGCGCGGGCCTGCGCGACGCCCGCAACCTCACCTGGAAACTCGCCCGCGTCCTCCGACACGGCGCGGACGACCGGCTGCTGGACACCTACCAGCAGGAGCGCAAGCCGCACGCCCGCCACGTGATCCGTGTCGCGGTCGCCGTCGGCTGGGCCATGACCGGCGGACAGGACCGCGGTGCGGCCGTCCGCCGGGCCGTGGTGGGCGCGGCCTGCCGCATCCCCGGCGTGACCGCGGCGGTGAGCCGCGACCTCAGTCCCGCACTGACCGCCAATCCGCTGGTACGACGCCGCCCCCGGCTGACCGGCCGCTCACTGGCCGGCACCTTCTGCCCGCAACCCTGGGTGATCGTCGACGGCAGGCGAGAGCGCCTCGACGACATCCTCGGGGACTCCTTCGCCGTGCTGACCGCCGTACCGCCCACGGCACGGATGACGGGCGTGGCCACGGCCCTGGGCGCATCCGTGATCCATGTCGGCGACCTGGGCGACGACGGGACGCTGGCCGCCTGGCTGGCACGCGGCCGGGCGGACGCCGTCCTGCTGCGCCCGGACCGGGTCGTGATGGACACCGTCCCCACCGGCACCGGCGACTTCACCGACGCCGCCGCCTGGGCTCCCCTGCTGCACACGGCCCGCCGCCCCGCCGAAGCCCGGCCCGCACCCTGACGAGGAACACCACACCATGACCACCCCGCACTCCACACCCTGTCCGGAGCCCTTCCTGCCGCCCGACCCCCAAGCGGCCGCCGGCAGCCGCATCGCGGACTTCGCCCGCTGGGCCGCCCGGCACCAGGGCGCCGAAGGGATTCCGGACCCGACCGACTACCAGGCCCTGCACCACTGGTCCGTCACGGACCTGGAAGGATTCTGGGCCGCGGTGTGGGAGTACTTCGACATCGACGCCACCACTCCGTACGAGCGGGTGCTGGCCGAGGAGACCATGCCCGGCGCCCGCTGGTTCCCCGGCGCCACCCTCAACTACGCCCACCACGCACTGCGCAACCTGCACCCGGACGCGCCCGCGATCACCGCACTGGACGAGACCGGAGCCGCCTGCGAGATCACGGGCCGGCAGCTGCGCGCCCAGGTCGCCTCCGTCGCGGCCACCCTGCGCGACCTGGGCGTCGGCCAGGGTGACCGGGTGGTCGGCTACCTGCCCAACACCCCCCACGCCGTCATCGCCTTCCTCGCCGCCGCCAGCCTGGGCGCGGTGTGGTCGGTGTGCGGCCAGGACTACGCACCCAAGGCCGCCGCCGACCGCTTCGCCCAGCTCGAACCCACGGTGCTCATCACGGCGGACGGCTACCTCTTCAACGGCACCCGTCACGACCGCCGCGCCGCCTCCCTCGACCTCGCCGCCGCCCTTCCCACGCTCAAGGCCACGGTCCTCGTGGACCACCTTGGCCTTGCGTGGCCCGCGACCCGGGCCGCGAGACTGACGGTTCCCTGGGAGGACGCGGCCGGCCGCACCGAGTACCTCGCCATCACCCCGGTTCCGTTCGACCACCCGCTGTGGATCGTCTTCTCCTCCGGCACGACGGGGCTGCCCAAAGGCATCGTCCACGGCCACGGAGGCGTCCTGCTGGAACACCTCAAGATCCTCGGCCTGCACTGCGACCTGGGCGTCGGGGACCGCCTGCTGTGGTACACCACCACCCACTGGATGATGTGGAACCTGGTCGTCTCCACCCTGCTGACCGGTGCCGCCACCTGCACCTACGACGGCAGCCCCGCGCCGGTGGCGCGCCCGGACGTCCTGTGGGAGCTGGCGGCCCGCCACCAGGTCACCGTCTTCGGCACCAGTCCCCAGTACCTGCTGGCCATGGCCAAGCTCGGCGTCGACCCCGCCGTGCACGACCTGTCGGCGATCCGCGCCATCGGCAGCACCGGCTCCGCCCTGCCGGCCTCCGCCTACCCCTGGGTCCGCGACCACGTCGGCGCAGGCGTCCAGCTCGCCTCCACCAGCGGCGGCACGGACGTCGTCTCCGGCTTCGCCGGCAGCACCCCCACCACCCCGGTGTGGGCGGGTGAACTGTCGGCCCCCAACCTCGGCGTGGCCCTCGCGGCGTACGACGGCGCGGGCCGGCCGGTCGTCGACCAGGTCGGCGAACTGGTCGTCACCCGCCCCATGCCGTCGATGCCGCTGTACTTCTGGAACGACCCCGACGGCAGCCGCTACCGCGACGCCTACTTCAGCGCCTATCCGGGCGTGTGGCGGCACGGGGACTGGATCACCCTCACCTCCCACGGCTCGGTGATCGTGCACGGCCGCTCCGACGCCACGCTCAACCGCAACGGCGTACGGCTGGGCAGCGCCGACATCCACGACATCGTCGAACGCCTCCCCGAGATCGCCGAGGCCCTCGTCATCGGTGCGGAGGAACCCGACGGCGGTTACTGGATGCCACTGTTCGTGGTCCTCGCCGACGGGGTCGGTCTGGACGAGTCCCTGTGCGAGAAGATCCGCGACGCGATCCGCACCGGCGCCTCACCCCGCCACGTCCCCGACGAGATCCTCGCCGTGCCGGCCATCCCGCACACGAAGACCGGCAAGAAGCTCGAGGTCCCGGTCAAGCGCCTCCTCCAGGGCGCACCCGCCGAGCAGGTCCTCAACCCCTCCGCGGTCGACAACCCCGCCCTGATCGCCCACTTCGCCGGCCTGGGCGCCGAACGCCGCCAGGCCCGCCGCCCGCACACCCCCGAAGGCGCCTCGTGATCCTCTCCGCCTCCCTGACCTGCCTCATCGCGTTGATCTTCGCCCTGCTGGGCGCGGCCAAGATCCTGGCCCTGGGTCCGATGCCCGAGCTCGCCGCCCACGCCGGCTTCACCACGGCGGCCTACCGGGTCATCGGCGGGCTGGAGCTGGCGGGCGCGATCGGCGTGGCCCTCGGCCCGGTCGTACCGCTGTGCGGCGGCCTGGCCGGCATCGGACTGCTGATGCTGCTCGCCGGTGCCGTGACCACGCACGTACGCAAGGGCGACCGGCTGACCAAGCTCCTCCCCGCGGTGACATGCGCGGCCCTGGTCGCCTGGTATCTCGTACTCCTCGCCGGCCTCTGACCCGTTCCGGGAGACTGATGGCGGCCCCTCGTCCTGTTAGCGAGCCCACGGCGGGGCTGGCAGACTGACTCTGTGGTTCCGCTGATGGTCGCGGCGGATCAGATCGCGTCCTCATCGCTCACCGGCGCCAGTGTGGTGTCAGTCTGCGCACTGCTCTTCACCGTCGCGTCGTTCTGGTGGCTCAACGCCCGACAGGGACGTCTGCAGGCGTGGGAACCTCATTCCTTCGCGGCCATCGTCCACGGTTCCACGGCACGCCTACGACTGCCGCTCGTCCTGCACAACACCGGTCCCAAACCGATCGTCGTGCAGGACCTCATCCTGACCTTCCCCGATGAGCCCGCCTCTCATCTGCCACTTCTGTGGGTGTCCTCGCCGTCCCGGCTCCAACCGGGGCCGGACGAGGAGGCGAAGCTGCCCGCCGGATTCGTCGTGCCCGGCAG includes:
- a CDS encoding bifunctional cytochrome P450/NADPH--P450 reductase; protein product: MSTNTANDLRPIRSPRGIPLLGHTPQIPDTNPVEYFGELSKQFPEGIYGMDIAGIEQVFVYDPDLVAEVSDETRFFKQIDKTPLHHIRDFAGAGLFTAHQHEEEWGRAHRILLPAFSQRAMRNYFGQMLEIAQNLAGKWERREGQPVNITDDYTRLTLDTIALSGFGYRFDSFDKEELHPFLNAMLGALTESMRRSQELPMMTKLRRADAKKYGENIQAMRELVESVIKERQEGKGSAEEDLLGLMLEATDPDTGKRLDVDNVRDQVLTFLIAGHETTSGLLSFATYSLMRNPHVLAQAYAEVDRLLPGDTVPDYDTIMQLDVIPRILEETLRLWAPIPMIAKAPIEDTVIGGRYELKKGTRVSILEGPLHTHPKAWERPDEFDIDRWLPENRAQQHPHAYKPFGNGVRACIGRQFALTEARLALALVLQKFKLSDTSDYKMDVREALTRKPGNFELIVRRRQEHERTVFGAADLQTGDTQAQAAVSGVGVNLTVAYGSSLGSCEDLARTIADRGERSGFGTTLVSLDDLGDNLPTEGLLAVVAASYNGKAPDNAQRFDDLLAAGLPEGSLANVRYALLGAGNTQWVATYQAFPKRIEEGLLAAGATPIVERGIADAAGDFDGMATRWMNTLWATLAEEYAADTSQASGPRYQVQLLTESDVRPAIVSEQAYPLTVVANEELVADATGLWDFAIEPPRPSAKSITVELPEGVTYDTGNHLAVFAKNELALVERALRRLGVDYDQVLRLDQPAGGRTHLPVGTPVTAGILLTEFLELQDVATRSQIQTLAEYTECPWTRPQLLAYTADTQEAEERYSKEILGKRISVLGLLERFPAVELPLAVFLEMTGPIRPRFYSISSAPSANPRHVRLTVGLLEGPALSGDGQYRGTCSAYIAGLEPGDVVYGYVRVPSPTFAPPADPATPLILIGPGTGIAPLRGFLEERATQHANGTQVGASQVFVGCRHPEHDYFYRQEMQDWEQAGIAQVHTAYSAVTGHPARFVQNAIANAADTVWQAIQDGAYIYVCGDGRRMAPAVREALAAIHRQKTGSDDDTAQQWLAQLEADERYQQDVFA
- a CDS encoding zinc-binding dehydrogenase, yielding MDTMLAGRFHLDSKKFAVEEVPIPVPGPGEVLIEVKAAGVCLSDVHLLDGSLSPLFLDSDTVTVGHEVSGVIHTLGPDLKRGLPVGTRVTLEAGKTCGTCAGCVRHRPCTQMLTAGIDYDGGWAEYVIAREDTLIPIPDSLPFDQAAIIPDAVSTPYAAVVATAGVRAAQSVGVWGVGGVGAHNVRLARLVGAAPIIAVDPLPSARERALAFGADLALDPAAPDFADQVRAATGGRGLDFAFDCAGVPAVRDQAASVLGLGGSLILVGITPRPLTITEGLTFNYLQKQVRGHYGGFPESVSELVQLTAAGRLDLAPSITDHIPLIEAADAVHRLENKIGDPIRLILVP
- a CDS encoding TetR/AcrR family transcriptional regulator translates to MQTTDTPGRTSRRKDAHSNRRRILATARKKLREDPDASLDSISQAAGVARRTLYGHFPSRHALIADLAREAGHELRQAFAAARTRDADPMETMTRMVLAAWTVGDHYRVLITLGRRHLGEDEIRTTLAPARAEAVATLRRGQREGVFADHLPAPVLAQALEALMLALAEENTTSTWADPTGEAAATAFLVAAGVAPRRAALQVQEVIGRDRAAGDG
- a CDS encoding TetR/AcrR family transcriptional regulator, coding for MPTSAPPKNRFERRRAETRQALVRAARQILAETGDTSASIQAIAERADVGFGSFYNHFESKTELFDAAVTDALEEFGQVIDECVEGIDDPAELVAAGFRLTARMADSHPELMRILRDRGLSHIHSDRGLAPRALRDLEIGIASGRFTCGNATTALSALGGTLLSLVALRLDRPDLDGDEAASDLAEMVLRMLGLAADEAHEVTRRPLPDLAR
- a CDS encoding VOC family protein, with amino-acid sequence MSHIPVDKGGPLTPHQDLHSEQGALRGEHPGRARNPVIKVADLAWLEFEKPDLDRAEAFARDFGFSIAARTDHELWLRGTFAGSPCMVIRRGRASRFLGPAFRAAERTDVDRLAAAVGHTVRDIDVPGGGRSVALFDPSGLPVRVVHCAEPLPALPGQQPLILNTGVEGRRTNTTQRPPREPSRIQRLGHVVLETRTFTRTLDWYLDTLGMIVSDFLFLDGQRRRGPTMAFIRCDQGSLPVDHHTLALHLGPGTGYVHSAYQVTDLDAIAAGGEYLAERGYQRSWGIGRHIQGSQLFDYWRDPDHFMLEHFADGDLFSCDLEPGWAPMSASGLAQWGPPVTRDFLGTSPSPAKLREVMTALRDDNELDPARLLGLMKAMSS
- a CDS encoding fumarylacetoacetate hydrolase family protein; translation: MSTNVLRTPDGWWAVLPQALDSSRAGGTPTERAVRIETKAVTTAELLADRAAVREAAASGESGTPVAGLVALPPVTTPCRVVAQMVNYRSHAKDSGFTGDIPPTFFRKASGSVSGPHDTIVRPAHVNFLDYEVELGLVMGATLPVGTVVEEQDLPSYVAGLVLTNDVSARDVQLTKTQFYESKSYPTFTPTGPYLALLEPEDFDRLIDLRLRLSVNGVTRQDRTLADMIVRPAQALTLLARFQTLDPGDLLLTGTPGGTALKAPPKPVEKIAALLPPALKWKAFFNGQAKNPRYLRDGDLVTASIATPDGRIDLGEQRTAVADAT